Within the Lates calcarifer isolate ASB-BC8 unplaced genomic scaffold, TLL_Latcal_v3 _unitig_2472_quiver_1729, whole genome shotgun sequence genome, the region AAACTACAGACGCTCAGTTTTCCCCTCAGaataaacagcaaacacacttcctgtttgttccttgaatgcagcacagaagaagaaacatgaGAAAGTGATGATGTGAACTGGGACAGAAACGTGAAGAGAAAGAAGTGAGGTGCATGAAACGAGTGAAACCAGCAGTGAGATAAAACCCAGAGGGGGGTCAGAGGGTCAGATGAGGGTGGTACCTGAAGGCAGCTGCAGAGTCCAGgtcaaaacaaactaaaacatttaaaaaggaaaatcatcaggatgttttattcatcgattcatcagcagcaacatttaCACAACGTTTAGAAATGTAGCCCGTCTGCAGACTGACGAGATGACAGTGAACGCATCACACCTTCAACTTCACACACTCCATCTCCCAGAATCCCcggagaggaaggtggaggaggagatgggttCGGTCTGAAACTACAACTTTAAACACATCAATGAGAAAATCTACATTTGTACAGATTCACTGGAAACTTGACGCCAAAGTAACTTCAGATAATTCACCTCTATGAACAAACTTTACATGAGAACCAGCACTTATTGATTTCTAACTCTCCACCAATCAGAGACACCATGGGCCCGCCCCCTCTGTGACCTCACAGAGATGGATGATgattaaatagaataaaatagaataaaaagtGATTGTTTGTGGAATAAATCctgtttttacagcagttttattctgaaactTCTGAGTCTTCTTCCTGTTTGATGTCTTCGTGGCTCTTCATTGATAATGACCTGTTTCTCTTCACGTCTGTTAAAGCAGCTCATCAGTCATTGGTTAATTACGACCATCTGTCATTAGCATGTGACAGAACTAAAGCCAGTGttaacagctgctaatgctaacgttagctatgtagcgacaGGAAGCTCGTCCACAGCTCCTTTCACAGTAAGAGTCGCCTCTGAGTTCAGGTTGGTGGTTTCAGTTGTTGAGgacaaacagaagaggaagcTGCTCAGGTGGTTtacctgctctctgctgtgacGTCATGATTGATCAGAGCCAATCGCAGTCCTGCAGCGACTCCTCCTCCGACTGACGGCCAATGAAAAACAGCCTCCCCAGCCAATCACACGTCAGCCTGAcgcccctccccctcctcctccgaGCGGCTCGACTCGAGTCGCGACAAAGTCCAGAGAGACGCCGGGTGAGGACGTCACGCCgcctccccctcttctcctccacgcgtctcctcctccctctcctcctcccctccttctcctgcctcctcttcagctcctccctccttctcctcttcctcctttccttcttcttctccttcaccacttcctcctcctgtcctctcctctgcttcctcccccttctcctcctccaccatccctccctcctcccctgttatcctgtcctcctcctccctcgctCCTTCAcccgtctcctcctccctctcctcctcccctccttctcctgcctcctcttcagctcctccctccttctcctcttcctccttcactttccctccttcctctccctttgtcctatcctccccctcctcctgctcctccctcactccttcctctccctcctcctctacttctcctccctcctccccctttgtcccatcttccccctcctcctcctcttccctcgcTCCTTCACcagtctcctcttcctcccccactttctctcctccctcctcttcctcctcctgtttctctcctccatctgtctctgctgtctccccctctccctccccttctgtctcctcctgttggcAGGTCTCTGCAGCATCAGTGTCCCTGCAGCCCGACTCTCcttggtcctggtcctggtcctgatcTGGCTCAGGtttgctttttgtctctgtctccgTACAAGGCTCCAGTTCTTGGTCCTGGTCTTTCTCCTGGTCCTGGTGTGGTTCAGGTCTACATCCTGTGTCTGGTCCAGTTGAGTCCAGGGCTGAGGGCTGAGAGGGCAGAGACTCCTTCCTCCccagacctgcagagacagagtcTGATCTGAGTCTGTTCAGACCCAAAACAATCAGCTGATCAACTGATCAATGAGTCGATCAGAAAAACTCCTGCAGCCTTTTAATGATCAATAACACCTGCTCAGGAAGAGGAAACGTGTCACAACGTGCAGACTGAGgcagccttcaaaataaaagcctaaaCCTTTAAATGATTTtccacagaggtcaaaggtcaaagaggtcaaaggtcacagactCTGACAGGGTTTATAACGCAGCTGGTCTGAGTCTGGTCTCTGAGAGTCTGGTCTCTGAGGGTCTGGGTCTGGTCTGTGAGGGTCTGGTCTCTGAGGGTCTGGGTCTGGTCTGTGAGGGTCTGGGTCTGGTCTCTGGTACCTGCGGGGGTTAACACCAGCGCCTGCAGgatgtcagacagagagacgaTCCCGATGATTCGAGACTCCTCATCCACCACAACCAGTCTGtggacctgcacacacacacacacacacacacacacacacacatcaatcaGCTGATCCAGGACCAGGAGGAGAGATCAGCAGCAGTCCATCACACCTGGACTTTAAAGGGACCTGAATCACAGCCCTGCTCACCTGGatcccaggtgtgtgtgtgtgtgtgtgtgtgtgtgtgtgtgtgtgtgtgtgtgacctcagCCTTGACGATGCG harbors:
- the LOC108892803 gene encoding uncharacterized protein LOC108892803 — translated: VQIYELEEHKIETWRELYLQETFKPLVHISPDASIFEAVYSLIKNKIHRLPVIDPVSGNALYILTHKRILKFLQLFVCEMPMPAFMKQTLEELGVGTYANIAYIHPDTPLITALSVFTHRRVSALPVVDHHGKVVDIYSKFDVINLAAEKTYNNLDVTVTQALRHRSQYFEGVMKCNKLETLETIVDRIVKAEVHRLVVVDEESRIIGIVSLSDILQALVLTPAGLGRKESLPSQPSALDSTGPDTGCRPEPHQDQEKDQDQELEPCTETETKSKPEPDQDQDQDQGESGCRDTDAAETCQQEETEGEGEGETAETDGGEKQEEEEEGGEKVGEEEETGEGAREEEEEGEDGTKGEEGGEVEEEGEEGVREEQEEGEDRTKGEEGGKVKEEEEKEGGAEEEAGEGGEEEREEETGEGAREEEDRITGEEGGMVEEEKGEEAEERTGGGSGEGEEEGKEEEEKEGGAEEEAGEGGEEEREEETRGGEEGEAA